From the genome of Sphingobacterium kitahiroshimense, one region includes:
- a CDS encoding dihydrofolate reductase: protein MSKLKITLIVAATENNVIGKGNKMPWHLPNDLKYFKKNTLEHSVVMGRKTFESLGKPLPDRRNIILTRDMTAKSDDVDIANSFQEVLNYCRDEREIFVIGGGEIFKQTLPFADKILLTRLHTTIDGDAYFPELPAHEWILESEDTHEKDEKHAFDYSFQVYVRK, encoded by the coding sequence ATGAGTAAACTTAAAATAACATTAATTGTCGCCGCTACTGAAAATAATGTAATCGGTAAAGGAAATAAAATGCCTTGGCATTTACCAAATGATCTTAAATATTTCAAAAAAAACACACTTGAACATAGTGTGGTTATGGGGAGAAAAACTTTTGAGTCTCTTGGTAAACCATTACCAGATCGCAGAAATATTATCTTGACAAGAGACATGACCGCAAAATCTGATGATGTGGATATCGCCAATAGCTTTCAAGAAGTATTAAATTATTGCAGAGATGAAAGAGAGATCTTTGTTATTGGTGGTGGCGAAATATTTAAACAAACGTTACCATTCGCAGATAAAATATTATTGACCAGGTTGCATACAACTATTGATGGAGATGCTTACTTTCCAGAATTACCAGCACATGAATGGATATTAGAAAGCGAAGACACGCATGAAAAAGATGAAAAACATGCTTTTGACTATAGCTTTCAGGTGTACGTCAGAAAATAA
- a CDS encoding C40 family peptidase: MNSNSGHSSAVLTDASEARGKNYSTSSLDNYVDLLQVKKKELNPTLYSFIDEWMGIPHRMGGATKRGVDCSGFVNILYLKVYKENLPRSSRDMDGAIKSKRNSQLKEGDLVFFSFGGRNVDHVGVYLHNNKFVHVSTKKGVIISDLKDSWYAKYFTNAGTPKS, from the coding sequence GTGAACAGTAACAGTGGCCACAGCAGTGCAGTTTTGACAGATGCCAGTGAAGCTAGGGGTAAGAATTATAGTACAAGTTCATTAGATAATTACGTAGATCTTTTGCAAGTAAAGAAAAAGGAACTCAATCCTACGCTTTATTCTTTTATTGATGAATGGATGGGTATACCACATCGTATGGGAGGTGCAACAAAAAGAGGGGTAGATTGTTCAGGTTTTGTTAATATATTATATCTTAAAGTATATAAAGAGAATTTACCTCGTTCATCCAGAGATATGGATGGTGCAATTAAGAGCAAGCGAAATTCCCAGCTTAAAGAAGGTGATTTGGTGTTTTTTTCGTTCGGGGGACGTAATGTGGATCATGTTGGCGTATATCTGCATAATAATAAATTTGTGCATGTATCGACAAAAAAAGGTGTTATTATTTCTGACTTAAAAGATTCGTGGTACGCCAAATATTTCACGAATGCTGGAACACCAAAATCCTGA
- the mtaB gene encoding tRNA (N(6)-L-threonylcarbamoyladenosine(37)-C(2))-methylthiotransferase MtaB, whose translation MSKKVAFYTLGCKLNFSETSSIGRVFQDAGYETTPFNSAADVYVINTCSVTDHADKKCRKVVKEALKYSPNAYITIVGCYAQLKPAEIAEIPGVDMVLGAAEKFNIIEHINDLTKNEKAVVHNAPIDETNQFVSAYSIGDRTRTFLKVQDGCDYSCTFCTIPLARGASRSGKIEDIVLQAEEIAASGVKEIVLTGVNIGDFGIRDGKRQDKFLDLVKALDEVSGIDRIRISSIEPNLLANEIIEFVAQSKRFVPHFHMPLQSGNNKVLSMMRRRYKRELYAQRVEKIKELMPDCCIGVDVIVGFPGETREDFIDTYNFLNDMDISYLHVFTYSERENTIAAQMEGAVPGSQRSDRSKMLHILSEKKRRAFYEKQLDKVGEVLFESDEKDGYMHGFSKNYVKVRTAYDPLLVNEVAHVKFLSITDGCEVEIVELKEILAH comes from the coding sequence ATGAGTAAAAAAGTAGCTTTCTATACCTTAGGATGTAAATTGAATTTTTCAGAAACATCCTCCATAGGTCGTGTCTTTCAAGATGCGGGTTATGAAACCACGCCATTCAATAGTGCGGCAGATGTTTATGTTATTAATACATGTTCAGTAACGGATCATGCAGATAAGAAATGTCGCAAGGTAGTAAAGGAAGCACTTAAATATTCACCTAATGCTTATATCACCATTGTCGGTTGTTATGCGCAGTTGAAACCAGCTGAGATTGCTGAAATTCCGGGAGTGGATATGGTTTTAGGTGCCGCAGAAAAGTTCAATATTATCGAACATATCAATGATCTGACAAAAAACGAGAAGGCTGTTGTTCATAATGCACCAATTGATGAAACCAATCAATTTGTATCTGCATATTCAATCGGTGACCGTACGCGTACATTCCTAAAAGTACAAGATGGATGTGATTATTCTTGTACTTTTTGTACAATTCCTCTTGCTCGTGGAGCAAGCCGTTCGGGGAAAATTGAGGATATCGTACTTCAAGCCGAGGAAATTGCGGCATCTGGCGTAAAAGAAATTGTGCTAACGGGTGTAAATATCGGTGATTTTGGTATTCGAGACGGTAAACGACAAGATAAATTCTTAGACCTTGTAAAGGCTTTGGACGAAGTGTCAGGAATAGACCGTATCCGTATTTCTTCGATAGAGCCAAATCTTTTGGCCAATGAGATTATTGAATTTGTAGCACAATCAAAACGTTTTGTTCCACATTTTCATATGCCTTTACAGTCTGGAAATAATAAAGTATTGAGTATGATGCGCCGCCGTTACAAGCGGGAGCTTTATGCACAGCGTGTGGAGAAGATTAAGGAATTAATGCCGGATTGCTGTATTGGCGTTGATGTCATTGTGGGGTTTCCTGGAGAGACTCGTGAAGACTTTATAGACACTTACAATTTTTTAAATGACATGGACATTTCCTATTTGCATGTCTTTACTTATTCTGAACGTGAAAATACAATAGCTGCACAGATGGAAGGGGCAGTCCCTGGATCTCAGCGCAGTGACCGTAGTAAAATGCTACACATTTTGTCAGAGAAAAAGCGTCGTGCTTTCTATGAGAAACAATTGGATAAAGTAGGCGAAGTACTTTTTGAGAGTGATGAGAAGGACGGATATATGCATGGTTTCTCCAAAAATTATGTGAAAGTTCGTACAGCCTACGATCCTTTGCTGGTCAACGAAGTTGCACATGTAAAATTCTTATCGATTACAGACGGTTGTGAAGTTGAAATAGTAGAGTTAAAAGAAATATTAGCACACTAA
- a CDS encoding thymidylate synthase, which translates to MKQYIDLLKHVYTNGVIKTDRTGTGTKSVFGYQMRFNLKEGFPLVTTKKLHLRSIIHELIWFLKGETNIKYLKDNGVSIWDEWADENGNLGPVYGSQWRSWPTPDGGHIDQIEKIIKQLKTSPDSRRIIVSAWNVAEIENMALPPCHAFFQFYVAPADPENGILKPQLSCQLYQRSADIFLGVPFNIASYALLTMMVAQVCDMEAAEFIHTLGDAHIYSNHFEQTELQLSREPKALPQLKINPEVKDIFDFKFEDFELLNYESHSHIKAPVAV; encoded by the coding sequence ATGAAACAATATATTGACTTACTAAAGCACGTATATACAAACGGGGTTATTAAAACTGACCGTACTGGAACTGGAACTAAAAGTGTATTTGGATATCAGATGCGTTTCAATTTAAAGGAGGGCTTTCCACTTGTTACGACAAAAAAATTACATTTAAGATCAATTATCCATGAATTGATCTGGTTTTTGAAAGGTGAAACAAACATCAAATATTTAAAAGACAATGGTGTCAGTATCTGGGATGAGTGGGCTGATGAAAATGGTAATTTAGGTCCTGTTTATGGATCACAATGGCGTTCATGGCCAACTCCTGATGGAGGCCATATCGATCAGATTGAAAAAATAATCAAGCAATTGAAGACTTCACCCGATTCAAGAAGAATCATTGTGTCTGCCTGGAATGTTGCAGAAATTGAAAATATGGCTTTACCTCCTTGTCATGCATTTTTTCAATTCTATGTTGCTCCTGCTGATCCTGAAAATGGAATCTTAAAACCACAGTTGTCTTGTCAGCTATATCAAAGAAGTGCAGATATCTTTCTAGGTGTACCATTTAATATTGCATCTTATGCTTTATTAACCATGATGGTGGCACAGGTTTGTGATATGGAAGCCGCTGAATTTATTCACACCTTAGGAGATGCCCATATATACAGTAATCACTTCGAACAAACAGAATTACAATTGAGCCGTGAACCAAAGGCTTTACCTCAATTAAAAATCAATCCAGAAGTAAAAGATATCTTTGATTTTAAATTTGAGGACTTCGAGTTGTTAAATTATGAATCCCATTCGCATATTAAAGCTCCTGTAGCAGTTTAA
- a CDS encoding EamA family transporter, with translation MEKLKGAIAVFVGASSFGLLSTFVKKAYAQDYTLGQVTGVQAIFGMIILWAVYLLIQLLNPKANHGFSKKSNKWKIVISGISTGLVSLVYYKCVQLVPASLAIVLLMQYIWIGTLIEYIIFKNRPTNRQLIGIAIVLIGTVFATGLIEQGIDKLNWTGITYGVLAATAYAVFLIVNGRVGNDYPPVQKSALMVTGSCIMICSIFPPTFLISGALGDSIWHFGLILSFFGTVIPPLLFAYGIPKIGYSLSGILSSAELPVATAMSYFILKEAVSPVQWIGVFMILATVIWLNAKKEKVA, from the coding sequence ATGGAAAAATTAAAAGGTGCTATTGCTGTATTTGTCGGTGCAAGTAGTTTTGGACTGTTGTCAACATTTGTTAAAAAAGCATATGCGCAAGATTACACTTTAGGGCAAGTAACTGGAGTACAAGCTATTTTTGGAATGATTATATTATGGGCAGTTTATCTGCTCATTCAGTTGCTAAACCCAAAAGCAAATCATGGTTTCTCTAAAAAATCTAATAAATGGAAAATTGTTATCAGTGGTATTTCTACAGGTCTAGTAAGTTTAGTTTATTACAAATGCGTTCAATTAGTGCCTGCTTCATTGGCGATTGTTCTATTGATGCAATACATCTGGATAGGAACGTTAATTGAATATATTATATTCAAAAATAGACCTACCAATCGTCAATTGATTGGTATTGCAATTGTACTTATAGGAACTGTATTTGCAACAGGTCTTATTGAACAAGGAATCGATAAACTCAATTGGACCGGCATTACCTACGGCGTATTAGCGGCAACTGCTTATGCAGTATTTCTAATTGTTAACGGACGAGTTGGAAATGACTATCCGCCAGTTCAAAAAAGTGCATTAATGGTCACTGGATCCTGCATCATGATCTGTTCCATCTTTCCGCCAACATTTTTGATATCGGGAGCTTTAGGTGACAGCATATGGCATTTCGGACTTATTCTTTCTTTCTTCGGAACTGTTATTCCACCATTATTATTTGCTTATGGAATTCCTAAAATCGGTTATTCTCTAAGTGGTATTTTAAGTTCTGCAGAACTACCAGTAGCAACTGCTATGTCATACTTCATACTTAAAGAAGCTGTAAGTCCTGTTCAATGGATAGGTGTATTCATGATATTAGCAACCGTCATTTGGTTAAATGCTAAAAAAGAAAAAGTCGCATAA